Proteins encoded together in one Staphylococcus aureus window:
- a CDS encoding thermonuclease family protein: MTEYLLSAGICMAIVSILLIGMAISNVSKGQYAKRFFYFATSCLVLTLVVVSSLSSSANASQTDNGVNRSGSEDPTVYSATSTKKLHKEPATLIKAIDGDTVKLMYKGQPMTFRLLLVDTPETKHPKKGVEKYGPEASAFTKKMVENAKKIEVEFDKGQRTDKYGRGLAYIYADGKMVNEALVRQGLAKVAYVYKPNNTHEQLLRKSEAQAKKEKLNIWSEDNADSGQ; this comes from the coding sequence ATGACAGAATACTTATTAAGTGCTGGCATATGTATGGCAATCGTTTCAATATTACTTATAGGGATGGCTATCAGTAATGTTTCGAAAGGGCAATACGCAAAGAGGTTTTTCTATTTCGCTACTAGTTGTTTAGTGTTAACTTTAGTTGTAGTTTCAAGTCTAAGTAGCTCAGCAAATGCATCACAAACAGATAATGGCGTAAATAGAAGTGGTTCTGAAGATCCAACAGTATATAGTGCAACTTCAACTAAAAAATTACATAAAGAACCTGCGACATTAATTAAAGCGATTGATGGTGATACGGTTAAATTAATGTACAAAGGTCAACCAATGACATTCAGACTATTATTGGTTGATACACCTGAAACAAAGCATCCTAAAAAAGGTGTAGAGAAATATGGTCCTGAAGCAAGTGCATTTACGAAAAAAATGGTAGAAAATGCAAAGAAAATTGAAGTCGAGTTTGACAAAGGTCAAAGAACTGATAAATATGGACGTGGCTTAGCGTATATTTATGCTGATGGAAAAATGGTAAACGAAGCTTTAGTTCGTCAAGGCTTGGCTAAAGTTGCTTATGTTTATAAACCTAACAATACACATGAACAACTTTTAAGAAAAAGTGAAGCACAAGCAAAAAAAGAGAAATTAAATATTTGGAGCGAAGACAACGCTGATTCAGGTCAATAA
- a CDS encoding cold-shock protein has protein sequence MNNGTVKWFNAEKGFGFIEREDGSDVFVHFSAIAEDGYKSLEEGQKVEFDIVEGDRGEQAANVVKM, from the coding sequence ATGAATAACGGTACAGTTAAATGGTTTAATGCAGAAAAAGGTTTTGGTTTCATCGAAAGAGAAGATGGTAGCGACGTATTCGTACACTTCTCAGCAATCGCTGAAGATGGATACAAATCATTAGAAGAAGGCCAAAAAGTTGAATTCGACATCGTTGAAGGCGACCGTGGCGAGCAAGCTGCAAACGTAGTTAAAATGTAA
- the lnsA gene encoding lipoprotein N-acylation protein LnsA: protein MNYIKRTIILLILFVVVSPINSPKTIADNKYSEIQDDKFQLQPGDIIVTKGPVMWGFFGHCSIAIDDKTILQIEGPGDKPTTQSFESFKYNYASGKNDWMKVYRCSYPGAGKKAAEWVKKNYENTNHRYLVTLNLNSKKFTYCTKIIYQAYKFGVSEKSVKSYGLHIISPYAIKDNFIDPYKLRLVKAY, encoded by the coding sequence GTGAACTATATTAAACGAACGATAATTTTACTTATATTATTCGTTGTCGTATCCCCAATAAACTCACCAAAAACAATTGCAGATAATAAGTATTCAGAAATTCAAGATGACAAATTCCAATTACAACCTGGTGATATTATTGTTACAAAAGGCCCTGTCATGTGGGGATTTTTTGGTCATTGTAGTATCGCGATTGATGATAAAACGATTTTACAAATTGAGGGGCCTGGCGACAAACCAACTACACAATCCTTCGAATCTTTTAAATATAATTATGCAAGTGGCAAAAATGATTGGATGAAAGTTTATCGTTGCAGCTATCCTGGTGCAGGTAAAAAAGCGGCTGAATGGGTTAAGAAAAACTATGAGAATACAAATCATCGTTATCTAGTTACATTAAATTTGAACAGCAAAAAATTTACGTATTGTACTAAAATTATCTACCAAGCTTATAAATTTGGTGTAAGTGAAAAATCAGTTAAAAGTTATGGACTACATATTATTTCACCCTATGCAATTAAAGATAATTTTATAGATCCATACAAACTAAGGCTTGTTAAAGCTTATTAA
- the tsaT gene encoding type II toxin-antitoxin system toxin TsaT produces the protein MSLHFAILFWLALIFLVAATFILVLMKKTSKESKKESYLSFTVILYIFGFAILIYTFIFGVL, from the coding sequence ATGTCTTTACATTTTGCAATTCTGTTTTGGCTAGCATTAATTTTCTTAGTTGCCGCTACGTTTATACTCGTATTAATGAAAAAAACTAGCAAAGAATCTAAAAAAGAGTCCTATTTAAGTTTCACTGTCATTCTCTATATTTTTGGATTCGCTATATTAATATACACATTTATATTTGGTGTGCTATAA
- the tsaA gene encoding type II toxin-antitoxin system antitoxin TsaA, whose amino-acid sequence MNNILLNAINIVITTTFVIFNILITYNKDLDDLCWLLPGIIICGVILIVSFTIAMITKNWLSEILFFINIVLVLYYIYPIFYSFIG is encoded by the coding sequence ATGAATAACATTTTGTTAAATGCTATCAATATAGTTATTACTACCACTTTTGTTATCTTTAATATTTTAATCACATATAATAAAGATTTAGATGATTTATGTTGGCTCCTGCCTGGTATTATCATTTGTGGTGTGATACTCATCGTATCCTTTACCATTGCAATGATAACTAAAAACTGGTTAAGTGAAATATTATTTTTTATAAATATCGTACTCGTTCTCTATTACATTTATCCTATTTTTTATAGTTTTATAGGTTAA
- a CDS encoding sterile alpha motif-like domain-containing protein has product MTFYNFIMGFQNDNTPFGILAEHVSEDKAFPRLEERHQVIRAYVMSNYTDHQLIETTNRAISLYMAN; this is encoded by the coding sequence ATGACGTTTTACAATTTCATCATGGGTTTTCAAAATGATAACACACCATTTGGTATATTGGCCGAACACGTTAGTGAAGATAAAGCATTCCCTCGATTAGAAGAAAGACACCAAGTAATTAGAGCATATGTGATGTCTAATTACACAGATCATCAATTAATTGAAACTACAAATAGAGCTATTAGCTTATATATGGCAAATTAA
- a CDS encoding histidine phosphatase family protein yields the protein MAKTLYLMRHGQTLFNFKGLIQGFGDSPLTELGIAQAQKARSYYETKGINFDLYASSTQERASDTLENVAPNQSYQRFKGLKEWHFGIFEGESVYLFDNLYKPEDLFGDRIVPFKGEARQQVEERIVKTLHDIMSQTKNNALVVSHGTIMGVFLRYCLKLDEALKHNIGNCNILKFEYDNGTFKFVELIDPNL from the coding sequence TTGGCTAAAACGTTATATTTAATGCGCCACGGACAAACTTTGTTTAATTTTAAGGGACTAATTCAGGGATTTGGAGATTCGCCGCTAACAGAACTTGGAATTGCTCAAGCTCAAAAGGCACGTAGTTATTATGAAACTAAGGGGATAAACTTCGATTTATATGCATCATCAACGCAAGAACGCGCAAGTGACACACTTGAAAATGTTGCACCTAACCAATCGTATCAACGTTTTAAGGGACTGAAGGAATGGCATTTTGGAATATTTGAAGGTGAGTCAGTCTATCTATTTGATAATCTATACAAGCCTGAGGACTTATTCGGAGATCGAATTGTTCCTTTCAAAGGAGAGGCAAGGCAACAAGTTGAAGAACGCATTGTGAAAACTTTACATGACATTATGTCTCAAACAAAGAATAATGCATTAGTCGTGAGTCATGGAACAATAATGGGAGTATTTTTAAGATATTGCCTTAAACTAGATGAAGCATTAAAGCATAATATCGGTAATTGTAATATCCTGAAATTTGAATATGACAATGGAACATTTAAATTTGTTGAGTTAATTGATCCAAATTTATAA
- a CDS encoding LysE/ArgO family amino acid transporter: MVTAIIHGFILAIGLILPLGAQNVFIFNQGANQPKYRYVLPAIITAGLSDSLLIIIAVVGVSIIIMSLPVLQAIIYIVGLIFLMYMAWTIWHDKPSTDGETQIMSPMKQVSFALSVSLLNPHAILDTIGVIGSSAALYSGSNKIAFTIACISVSWLWFFLLAILGKMVGSIDKTGKLLTIINKISSIIIIIVALMILQKLIQLLF; the protein is encoded by the coding sequence ATGGTAACCGCAATTATTCATGGATTTATCTTAGCGATTGGTCTAATTTTACCTTTAGGTGCACAAAATGTATTTATTTTTAACCAAGGAGCTAATCAACCAAAATATAGATATGTATTGCCTGCAATAATTACAGCCGGGTTGTCAGACAGCTTACTTATTATTATTGCAGTGGTAGGAGTATCTATCATTATTATGTCTTTACCTGTACTTCAAGCAATTATTTATATAGTTGGTTTAATTTTCTTGATGTATATGGCTTGGACCATTTGGCATGATAAACCCTCAACAGATGGAGAAACTCAAATTATGTCTCCAATGAAACAAGTAAGTTTTGCTTTATCAGTTTCATTACTCAATCCACATGCTATTTTAGATACAATTGGAGTAATTGGTAGTAGTGCTGCATTATATAGTGGCAGCAATAAAATTGCGTTTACAATCGCTTGTATTAGCGTTTCATGGTTATGGTTCTTTTTACTCGCAATTTTAGGAAAAATGGTTGGATCAATTGATAAAACCGGAAAATTATTAACAATAATCAATAAAATATCAAGCATAATAATTATTATTGTTGCTCTGATGATATTACAAAAACTTATTCAATTATTATTCTAA
- a CDS encoding GNAT family N-acetyltransferase: MIEIKTLTNNDFNEYKRLVSTVNEEFTQDSHYSQTMTDTLIHDILNQGSPKCIVFGCYENETLIATAALEQIRYVGKEHKSLIKYNFVTNNDKSINSELINFIINYARQNNYESLLTSIVSNNIGAKVFYSALGFDILGFEKNAIKIGNTYFDEHWLFYDLINK; this comes from the coding sequence ATGATTGAAATTAAAACATTAACGAATAATGATTTTAATGAGTATAAGAGACTTGTTTCGACAGTCAATGAAGAATTCACTCAAGATTCACATTATAGTCAAACAATGACTGACACCTTAATACATGACATTTTAAATCAAGGTTCACCGAAATGTATTGTATTTGGCTGTTATGAAAACGAAACACTTATCGCAACAGCTGCCTTAGAACAAATTCGATACGTTGGAAAAGAACATAAATCATTAATTAAATACAACTTTGTTACTAATAACGATAAATCGATTAATAGCGAGCTCATTAATTTCATTATTAATTATGCACGGCAGAACAATTACGAATCTTTACTTACATCAATTGTGTCAAACAACATAGGTGCTAAAGTTTTCTATAGTGCACTAGGATTCGACATTCTTGGTTTTGAGAAAAATGCAATTAAAATCGGAAATACCTATTTCGATGAACATTGGCTTTTTTATGATTTGATTAATAAGTAA
- a CDS encoding organic hydroperoxide resistance protein translates to MAIHYETKATNVGGRKGHVYTDDRALDIDIVPPAQADGKATNPEQLFAAGYASCFNGAFDLILKQNKVRDAHPEVTLTVRLEDDSDSESPKLSVSIDATIKNVISQEEAEKYLQMAHEFCPYSKATQGNINVDLNVNVVD, encoded by the coding sequence ATGGCAATACATTATGAAACTAAAGCGACGAATGTTGGCGGACGTAAAGGACATGTTTATACTGATGATCGAGCATTAGATATTGATATCGTTCCGCCTGCTCAAGCAGATGGTAAAGCTACTAACCCCGAACAATTATTTGCAGCAGGTTATGCATCTTGCTTCAACGGTGCTTTCGACCTAATTTTAAAGCAAAACAAAGTGCGTGATGCTCATCCAGAAGTAACACTAACAGTGAGACTAGAAGATGATTCAGACTCAGAAAGTCCTAAATTAAGTGTTTCAATTGATGCGACAATTAAAAATGTTATATCTCAAGAAGAAGCTGAAAAATATTTACAAATGGCTCATGAATTTTGTCCATATTCAAAAGCGACTCAAGGAAATATTAATGTCGATTTAAATGTAAATGTTGTAGATTAG
- the aroD gene encoding type I 3-dehydroquinate dehydratase — translation MTHVEVVATIAPQLSIEETLIQKINHRIDAIDVLELRIDQIENVTVDQVAEMITKLKVMQDSFKLLVTYRTKLQGGYGQFTNDSYLNLISDLANINGIDMIDIEWQADIDIEKHQRIITHLQQYNKEVVISHHNFESTPPLDELQFIFFKMQKFNPEYVKLAVMPHNKNDVLNLLQAMSTFSDTMDCKVVGISMSKLGLISRTAQGVFGGALTYGCIGVPQAPGQIDVTDLKAQVTLY, via the coding sequence ATGACACATGTGGAAGTAGTAGCGACTATCGCGCCACAATTATCTATCGAAGAAACTTTAATTCAAAAAATTAATCATCGTATTGATGCAATAGACGTATTAGAATTACGAATTGATCAAATTGAAAATGTCACAGTTGATCAAGTGGCAGAAATGATTACAAAGCTGAAGGTTATGCAAGATTCATTCAAATTATTAGTTACGTATCGTACAAAGTTACAAGGTGGCTATGGGCAATTTACAAATGACTCGTATCTTAATTTAATATCAGACTTAGCAAATATCAATGGCATAGATATGATTGATATAGAATGGCAAGCAGATATTGACATTGAAAAACATCAACGAATCATTACACATTTGCAACAGTATAATAAAGAGGTGGTTATATCACATCATAATTTCGAAAGTACGCCTCCATTAGATGAATTGCAATTTATATTTTTTAAAATGCAAAAATTCAACCCAGAATACGTTAAATTAGCAGTAATGCCACATAATAAAAATGATGTGTTAAATTTATTGCAGGCAATGTCTACATTTTCAGATACTATGGACTGCAAAGTTGTTGGTATTTCAATGTCTAAACTTGGACTAATAAGTAGAACGGCTCAAGGCGTTTTTGGTGGTGCGTTGACTTATGGTTGTATCGGAGTACCACAAGCTCCAGGACAGATTGATGTTACTGATTTAAAAGCACAAGTGACTTTATACTAA